In a genomic window of Rhodovulum sp. P5:
- a CDS encoding ABC transporter substrate-binding protein: MNLIRRTLLAAGAAMALMPAAALAQDTIKIGDINHYKRLAAFADPYRKGIELAVAEINGAGGVLGKPLEFIFRDDQGDPAEAVKIADELMAREGTVMLTGSILSHVGLAISSFAGEKGYVYLAAEPLADTLVWQSGNPYTFRLRTSTWVQAAMLAEKAAQTDAVRFATIAPNYAYGKDAVAAFKANLKALKPEVEFVAEQWPALFKIDAGAEVQALERAKPDAIYNVTFGTDLAKLVRQGTDRGLFDGRDVYGLLTGEPEYLEPLGDEAPEGWVVTGYPWYAFADGTPGKAFVDAYTAATGETPKNGSLVGYMTAKSAAAAIARAGSTDSDAIRAAFEGLVVEDTPDGPISYRAIDNQSTMGAFIGTLAVQDGKGVMVDWAYADPTPYMPSDDEIRAMRPAD, from the coding sequence ATGAACCTGATCAGACGAACCTTGCTTGCCGCGGGCGCCGCGATGGCGCTTATGCCCGCAGCCGCGCTGGCGCAGGACACGATCAAGATCGGCGACATCAACCATTACAAGCGCCTCGCAGCCTTTGCCGACCCCTACCGGAAAGGCATCGAACTGGCGGTGGCGGAAATCAACGGCGCCGGTGGCGTCTTGGGCAAACCGCTGGAGTTCATCTTCCGCGACGATCAGGGCGACCCGGCCGAGGCCGTGAAGATCGCCGATGAACTGATGGCCCGCGAAGGGACGGTCATGCTGACCGGTTCGATCCTGTCCCATGTGGGGCTCGCGATTTCCTCCTTCGCCGGCGAAAAGGGCTATGTCTACCTGGCCGCTGAACCGCTGGCCGACACGCTGGTCTGGCAGTCGGGCAATCCCTACACCTTCCGGCTGCGCACCTCGACCTGGGTGCAGGCGGCGATGCTGGCCGAAAAGGCGGCCCAGACCGATGCCGTACGGTTCGCCACCATCGCGCCCAACTATGCCTACGGCAAGGATGCGGTCGCGGCCTTCAAGGCGAACCTCAAGGCACTGAAACCCGAGGTCGAGTTCGTGGCCGAGCAATGGCCCGCGCTGTTCAAGATCGACGCGGGCGCCGAGGTGCAGGCCCTGGAACGCGCCAAGCCCGACGCGATCTACAACGTCACCTTCGGCACGGATCTTGCGAAACTCGTGCGCCAGGGCACCGACCGCGGGCTGTTCGACGGGCGCGATGTCTATGGCCTGCTGACCGGGGAGCCGGAATACCTGGAGCCGCTGGGCGACGAAGCGCCGGAGGGCTGGGTCGTCACCGGTTATCCGTGGTACGCCTTCGCCGATGGCACGCCGGGCAAGGCCTTCGTCGATGCCTATACCGCCGCGACCGGGGAAACGCCCAAGAACGGCAGCCTGGTGGGATACATGACCGCGAAATCCGCCGCGGCGGCCATCGCACGCGCCGGTTCGACCGACAGCGACGCGATCCGCGCCGCCTTCGAAGGTCTGGTGGTCGAGGACACGCCCGACGGGCCGATCAGCTATCGCGCGATCGACAACCAGTCGACCATGGGCGCGTTCATCGGCACCCTGGCGGTGCAGGACGGCAAGGGCGTGATGGTGGACTGGGCCTATGCCGACCCGACCCCCTACATGCCCTCCGATGACGAGATCCGGGCCATGCGCCCGGCCGACTGA
- the preA gene encoding NAD-dependent dihydropyrimidine dehydrogenase subunit PreA, with translation MADLSCDFVGIKSPNPFWLASAPPTDKEYNVRRAFEAGWGGVVWKTLGEDGPPIVNVNGPRYGAIWGADRQLLGLNNIELITDRPLEVNLQEITTVKRDYPDRALVVSLMVPCEEEAWRRILKRVEETGADGVELNFGCPHGMSERGMGSAVGQVPDYVEMVTRWCKAHTRMPVIVKLTPNVADIRPPARAAFKGGADAVSLINTINSITSVDLDAMSPEPMIDGQGTHGGYCGPAVKPIALNMVAEIARDPETPGLPISGIGGVTTWKDAAEFMALGAGNVQVCTAVMTYGFHIVQEMISGLSEWMDSKGHGSLSDFVGAAVPKVTDWQRLNLNYITKAQIDQETCIKCGRCYAACEDTSHQAIMMGPDRRFDVDDAECVACNLCVNVCPVEGCITMRRLAPGEVDPRTGQTVPAEYGNWSTHPNNTGASCASEG, from the coding sequence ATGGCGGATCTGAGCTGCGATTTCGTGGGCATCAAATCGCCCAACCCGTTCTGGCTGGCCTCTGCGCCGCCGACCGACAAGGAATACAATGTCCGCCGCGCGTTCGAGGCAGGCTGGGGCGGTGTCGTATGGAAGACACTGGGCGAGGACGGCCCGCCCATCGTCAACGTCAACGGCCCCCGTTACGGCGCGATCTGGGGGGCGGATCGGCAACTCCTTGGCCTCAACAACATCGAACTGATCACCGACCGCCCATTGGAGGTGAACCTGCAAGAGATCACGACGGTCAAGCGCGACTATCCCGACCGGGCGCTTGTCGTCTCCCTCATGGTGCCGTGCGAGGAGGAGGCGTGGCGGCGCATCCTGAAACGGGTGGAGGAGACCGGTGCCGACGGGGTTGAACTGAACTTCGGCTGCCCCCACGGGATGAGCGAACGGGGCATGGGCTCTGCCGTGGGGCAGGTGCCCGACTACGTCGAGATGGTCACCCGCTGGTGCAAGGCGCATACGCGCATGCCGGTGATCGTGAAGCTGACGCCGAACGTGGCCGATATCCGGCCCCCCGCCCGTGCCGCGTTCAAGGGGGGCGCCGATGCGGTCAGCCTGATCAACACGATCAATTCCATCACCTCGGTCGATCTGGACGCGATGTCGCCGGAACCGATGATCGACGGGCAGGGGACCCATGGCGGCTATTGCGGCCCGGCGGTGAAACCCATTGCCCTGAACATGGTTGCAGAGATCGCGCGGGACCCCGAAACCCCCGGCCTGCCGATTTCCGGCATCGGCGGCGTGACGACATGGAAGGATGCCGCGGAGTTCATGGCGCTGGGGGCGGGCAATGTGCAGGTCTGCACCGCGGTCATGACCTATGGCTTCCACATCGTGCAGGAGATGATCTCCGGCCTGTCGGAGTGGATGGACAGCAAGGGCCACGGGAGCCTGTCGGATTTCGTCGGCGCCGCGGTGCCCAAGGTGACCGACTGGCAGCGCCTGAACCTCAACTACATCACCAAGGCGCAGATCGATCAGGAGACCTGCATCAAATGCGGTCGCTGCTATGCCGCCTGCGAGGATACCAGCCACCAGGCCATCATGATGGGCCCCGACCGCCGTTTCGACGTGGACGATGCGGAATGCGTGGCCTGCAACCTGTGCGTCAATGTCTGCCCGGTCGAAGGCTGCATCACCATGCGCCGCCTGGCGCCCGGAGAGGTCGACCCCCGCACCGGCCAGACGGTGCCGGCCGAATATGGCAACTGGTCCACCCATCCCAACAATACGGGGGCGAGTTGTGCGTCGGAGGGGTGA
- a CDS encoding ABC transporter ATP-binding protein gives MTDIMRVENLRKSYDGFVAVNGIGFSVRPGELKALIGPNGAGKSTCFNMLTGQVKPSGGEVWLDGQRITGRPPRAIWRLGVGRTFQITAAYPSMTVIENVQMALISHHRRLFALRPRARTLYRDEAFGLLETVSMADQADRPCSVLAYGDLKRLDLAIALCHRPRLLLMDEPTAGMAPAARIDLMQLVADIVRDRGLSVLFTEHDMDVVFAHAHSIMVLSRGDLIAEGDADTVRNDARVQEVYLGGGRPVGGADA, from the coding sequence GTGACCGACATCATGCGCGTCGAGAACCTGCGCAAAAGCTACGATGGCTTCGTGGCCGTCAACGGCATCGGCTTCTCGGTCCGGCCGGGGGAGTTGAAGGCGTTGATCGGCCCCAACGGCGCGGGCAAGTCGACCTGTTTCAACATGCTGACCGGGCAGGTGAAACCCAGCGGGGGCGAGGTCTGGCTTGACGGGCAGCGCATCACCGGCCGGCCGCCGCGCGCCATCTGGCGGCTGGGTGTGGGGCGCACTTTCCAGATCACCGCGGCCTATCCATCGATGACGGTGATCGAGAATGTGCAGATGGCGCTGATCAGCCATCACCGGCGCCTCTTTGCGCTGCGCCCCCGGGCGCGGACGCTTTACCGGGACGAGGCGTTCGGCCTGCTTGAAACCGTGTCGATGGCCGATCAGGCCGACCGGCCCTGTTCGGTGCTGGCCTATGGCGATCTGAAACGGCTGGATCTGGCCATCGCGCTGTGCCACCGCCCGCGGCTGTTGTTGATGGACGAACCGACCGCCGGCATGGCCCCGGCTGCGCGGATCGACCTGATGCAACTGGTCGCCGATATCGTGCGCGACCGGGGCCTGTCGGTCCTGTTCACCGAGCATGACATGGACGTGGTCTTTGCCCATGCCCACAGCATCATGGTTCTCAGCCGCGGCGACCTGATCGCAGAGGGCGACGCCGACACCGTGCGCAACGATGCCCGCGTGCAAGAGGTTTATCTGGGCGGCGGCCGCCCCGTGGGAGGGGCCGATGCTTAG
- a CDS encoding ABC transporter ATP-binding protein: MLSVAHIHSYYGKAHILSDLSFDVPRGEVVALLGRNGAGKSTTLKSVMQLVPPRRGTVTYQGDNLVGRPAFRVATLGLGYVPEDRRIFSDLTVLENLEVGRQPPRADAPEWTTDKLFVLFPNLAERRGNRGRHLSGGEQQMLTIARTLMGNPALLLLDEPSEGIAPVIVEQMARTIRTLKSEGLTVLLSEQNLHFARAVSDRAIILEGGQKRFEGSFAELEATPAIRDAYLAV, translated from the coding sequence ATGCTTAGCGTCGCGCATATCCACAGCTATTACGGCAAGGCCCATATCCTGAGCGATCTGAGCTTCGATGTGCCGCGCGGCGAGGTCGTGGCGCTCTTGGGCCGCAACGGGGCGGGCAAGTCGACCACGCTGAAATCGGTGATGCAGCTTGTGCCGCCGCGCCGGGGCACCGTGACGTATCAGGGCGACAATCTGGTGGGGCGCCCTGCCTTTCGTGTGGCGACGCTCGGTCTTGGCTACGTGCCCGAAGACCGGCGCATCTTCTCGGACCTGACGGTTCTTGAAAACCTTGAGGTCGGGCGCCAGCCGCCCCGCGCCGATGCACCGGAATGGACGACGGACAAGCTGTTCGTGCTGTTTCCGAACCTTGCGGAAAGACGCGGCAATCGCGGCCGGCATCTGTCGGGCGGGGAACAGCAGATGCTGACGATTGCCCGCACGCTGATGGGCAACCCCGCACTCTTGTTGCTGGACGAACCGTCGGAAGGCATCGCGCCCGTGATCGTCGAGCAGATGGCCAGAACCATTCGGACGCTGAAATCCGAAGGGCTGACCGTGCTGCTGTCGGAACAGAACCTGCATTTCGCCCGGGCCGTCTCGGACCGCGCGATCATCCTTGAGGGTGGGCAGAAGCGGTTCGAGGGCAGCTTTGCAGAGCTTGAGGCGACCCCGGCGATCCGCGACGCCTATCTTGCGGTCTGA
- a CDS encoding ABC transporter substrate-binding protein, with the protein MTLKPALIGALTGAALIGSAHLASAADEITVAYFLEWPMPFQYGKAMGIYEQEMGVDINWVSFDTGTAMSAAMASGDVQIAVSQGVPPFVVAASAGQDLQVADIAVSYSDNDNCVVAEALEIDKDSAGELEGKKVGVPIGTAAHFGFLRQMDHFGVDITTMEIVDMAPADGAAAFAQGNLDMVCGWGGALRRMKEHGNVLLTGAEKEELGILVFDVTSAPADFFAEEGELLAKFLKVTGDMNAMWNSGEHTDEMLPVIAKDAGMDLEATRETISTFVFPSVEDQLSAKWLGGGVQDFMSGVAQVFLDAGSIESARDSYASAVDTGPLEAAMGM; encoded by the coding sequence ATGACACTGAAACCGGCACTTATCGGCGCGCTGACGGGCGCTGCGCTTATCGGTTCGGCACACCTGGCCTCGGCCGCCGACGAGATCACGGTTGCCTACTTCCTCGAATGGCCGATGCCGTTCCAGTACGGCAAGGCGATGGGCATCTACGAACAAGAGATGGGCGTCGACATCAACTGGGTGTCCTTCGACACCGGCACCGCGATGTCGGCGGCCATGGCGTCGGGCGATGTGCAGATCGCGGTCAGCCAGGGCGTGCCGCCCTTTGTCGTCGCGGCCTCCGCCGGGCAGGATTTGCAGGTGGCCGACATTGCCGTCAGCTATTCCGACAACGACAACTGCGTCGTGGCCGAGGCGCTGGAGATCGACAAGGACAGCGCAGGGGAGCTTGAGGGCAAGAAGGTCGGCGTGCCGATCGGCACCGCGGCGCATTTCGGCTTCCTGCGCCAGATGGATCATTTCGGGGTGGACATCACCACGATGGAAATCGTCGACATGGCCCCCGCCGACGGCGCCGCGGCCTTTGCCCAGGGCAATCTGGATATGGTCTGCGGCTGGGGCGGCGCGCTGCGCCGGATGAAGGAACATGGCAACGTCCTGCTGACCGGGGCGGAGAAGGAAGAACTGGGCATTCTCGTCTTCGACGTGACCAGCGCCCCGGCAGACTTCTTTGCCGAAGAGGGCGAGTTGCTGGCCAAGTTCCTGAAGGTCACCGGCGACATGAACGCGATGTGGAATTCGGGTGAGCATACGGACGAGATGCTGCCGGTGATCGCCAAGGATGCCGGCATGGACCTTGAGGCCACGCGCGAGACCATCTCCACCTTCGTCTTCCCGTCGGTGGAGGATCAGCTTTCGGCGAAATGGCTGGGCGGCGGCGTGCAGGACTTCATGTCCGGCGTGGCGCAGGTGTTCCTCGATGCAGGCTCCATCGAATCCGCGCGCGACAGCTATGCCAGCGCGGTCGATACCGGCCCGCTGGAAGCGGCAATGGGCATGTGA
- a CDS encoding aspartate aminotransferase family protein — protein MNTTFTQNDLSEVIEADRAHLWHHLIQHKPFETADPKIIVEGKGIHVWDAAGRKHLDAVSGGVWTVNVGYGRERIANAVRDQLVQLPYFANSAGSVPGARFAQMLIDKMPGMARVYFTNSGSEANEKVFKMVRQIAHKRYGGKKHKILYRERDYHGSTIGTMSAGGQQERNAQYGPFTPGFVAVPHCLEYRSQWGEVSDYGERAANAIEEVILREGPDTVGALCLEPVTAGGGVITPPEGYWERVQEICRRYEILLHVDEVVCGVGRTGKWFGYQHYGVQPDFVTMAKGVASGYAAIACAVTTEAVFEMFKSDASDPLDHFRDISTFGGCTAGPAAAIENMGIIEEEGLLANTVAMGDRLMDNLRALQDKHAVIGDVRGKGLFCGAELVADRETKDPAAEAQVQAVVADCMAQGVIIGATNRAVPGFNNTLCLSPALIATPDHIDQITGAIDAALGRVFG, from the coding sequence ATGAACACCACATTCACGCAGAACGACCTGTCAGAGGTGATCGAGGCGGACCGGGCGCATCTTTGGCACCACCTGATCCAGCACAAACCGTTCGAGACCGCGGATCCGAAGATCATCGTCGAGGGCAAGGGCATCCATGTCTGGGATGCCGCGGGGCGCAAGCATCTGGATGCGGTCTCTGGCGGGGTGTGGACGGTCAATGTCGGTTACGGGCGGGAGCGTATCGCCAACGCCGTGCGCGACCAGCTCGTGCAACTGCCCTACTTCGCGAATTCCGCGGGCTCGGTGCCCGGCGCGCGGTTCGCCCAGATGCTGATCGACAAGATGCCGGGCATGGCGCGGGTCTATTTCACCAATTCCGGGTCCGAGGCGAACGAGAAGGTGTTCAAGATGGTCCGCCAGATCGCGCACAAGCGGTATGGCGGCAAGAAGCACAAAATCCTCTATCGCGAACGCGACTATCACGGGTCAACCATCGGCACGATGTCGGCGGGTGGTCAGCAGGAGCGCAACGCCCAATACGGCCCCTTTACCCCGGGCTTCGTCGCGGTGCCCCATTGCCTGGAATATCGCAGCCAGTGGGGCGAGGTGTCGGACTATGGCGAACGCGCCGCCAATGCCATCGAAGAGGTCATCCTGCGCGAAGGGCCCGACACGGTCGGCGCGCTATGCCTGGAACCGGTCACGGCGGGCGGAGGCGTCATCACCCCGCCCGAAGGCTACTGGGAGCGGGTGCAGGAAATCTGCCGGAGATACGAGATCCTGCTGCATGTGGATGAGGTCGTCTGCGGGGTGGGGCGCACCGGCAAATGGTTCGGCTATCAGCATTACGGCGTGCAGCCCGATTTCGTGACGATGGCCAAGGGCGTGGCCTCGGGCTATGCCGCCATCGCTTGCGCGGTCACGACCGAAGCGGTGTTCGAGATGTTCAAGTCCGACGCGTCAGACCCCTTGGATCATTTCCGGGATATCTCCACCTTCGGGGGCTGCACGGCGGGCCCCGCCGCGGCGATCGAGAATATGGGCATAATCGAGGAAGAGGGGCTGCTGGCCAACACCGTCGCGATGGGCGACCGGCTGATGGACAACCTGCGCGCGCTTCAGGACAAGCATGCCGTGATCGGCGATGTCCGCGGCAAGGGGCTGTTCTGCGGGGCGGAACTGGTGGCCGACCGGGAAACGAAGGACCCGGCGGCGGAGGCGCAGGTGCAGGCCGTCGTGGCCGACTGCATGGCGCAGGGCGTTATCATCGGGGCCACCAACCGCGCGGTGCCGGGGTTCAACAACACCCTGTGCCTGAGCCCTGCGCTGATCGCGACGCCTGACCATATCGATCAGATCACCGGGGCCATCGATGCGGCCCTTGGCCGGGTCTTTGGCTAG
- a CDS encoding NAD(P)-dependent oxidoreductase — translation MANTRTTPGVVAGRLSAEDYRDNFADKAPPLEAHAARVAAARCYFCHEAPCITACPTDIDIPLFIRQIATGTPAAAARTIFAQNILGGMCARVCPTEQLCEAACVRETAEGAPVQIGRLQRYATDTLMARDGHPFPRAAPTGRKIAVVGAGPAGLACAHRLAMKGHEVEVFDARPKAGGLNEYGIAAYKTVDDFAQAEVAWLAGIGGMTFSHGRTLGRDLTLAALRKDFDAVFLAIGLGGVNALRAEGEEKAHVHDAVDFIAGLRQADDLSKIPVGRDVVVIGGGMTAVDAAVQSKLLGAEHVTMVYRRGREAMSASDKEQDYAASKGVRIITGAAPVRILGDPLEAVEFAYTHATPEGLEVSDTTFRLKADQVFKAIGQKLDGTPDEIELSGRKIAVTGPGRTSLSGVWAGGDCAAGGDDLTVTAVAEGRDAAEDIHATLMAGEG, via the coding sequence ATGGCCAATACGCGCACAACGCCGGGGGTCGTGGCCGGGCGTCTTTCGGCCGAGGATTATCGCGACAACTTTGCCGACAAGGCGCCGCCGCTGGAGGCCCATGCGGCCCGGGTTGCCGCCGCACGGTGCTATTTCTGTCACGAGGCGCCCTGCATCACGGCCTGCCCGACCGATATCGACATCCCCCTGTTCATCCGGCAGATCGCGACCGGAACCCCCGCCGCCGCCGCGCGGACGATCTTCGCCCAGAACATCCTTGGCGGTATGTGCGCCCGGGTCTGCCCGACCGAACAGTTGTGCGAGGCCGCCTGCGTGCGCGAAACGGCCGAAGGCGCCCCGGTGCAGATCGGGCGGCTGCAGCGCTACGCGACCGACACGCTGATGGCGCGGGACGGGCATCCGTTTCCCCGCGCCGCGCCCACGGGCCGCAAGATCGCCGTGGTGGGCGCGGGACCCGCGGGGCTGGCCTGTGCGCACCGGCTGGCGATGAAGGGGCATGAGGTGGAGGTGTTCGATGCCCGCCCCAAGGCCGGGGGGCTGAACGAATACGGTATTGCCGCCTACAAGACGGTGGATGATTTCGCGCAGGCAGAGGTCGCATGGCTGGCCGGGATCGGCGGAATGACCTTCAGCCACGGCAGGACGCTGGGCCGGGACCTGACGCTTGCGGCCTTGCGCAAGGACTTCGACGCCGTATTCCTTGCCATCGGGCTGGGCGGGGTGAACGCGCTGCGCGCCGAGGGCGAGGAAAAGGCCCATGTCCATGACGCGGTCGATTTCATCGCCGGATTGCGGCAGGCCGACGACCTGTCCAAGATCCCTGTCGGGCGCGATGTGGTGGTCATCGGCGGCGGCATGACGGCCGTGGATGCGGCGGTGCAGTCAAAGCTGTTGGGTGCGGAACATGTGACCATGGTCTATCGCCGCGGGAGAGAGGCGATGTCGGCCTCCGACAAGGAACAGGATTATGCCGCGTCAAAGGGCGTGCGGATCATCACCGGCGCGGCGCCCGTGCGTATCCTGGGCGATCCGCTGGAGGCGGTGGAGTTCGCCTATACCCACGCGACGCCGGAGGGGCTGGAGGTGAGTGATACTACCTTCCGGCTGAAGGCCGATCAGGTGTTCAAGGCCATCGGGCAGAAGCTGGACGGCACGCCGGACGAGATCGAGCTTTCGGGCCGCAAGATCGCCGTCACCGGGCCGGGACGGACCAGCCTGTCCGGGGTCTGGGCCGGGGGCGACTGTGCCGCCGGGGGCGACGATCTGACGGTCACCGCCGTGGCCGAGGGGCGCGACGCCGCCGAGGATATCCATGCAACGCTGATGGCCGGGGAGGGCTGA
- a CDS encoding TetR family transcriptional regulator C-terminal domain-containing protein — MTEKRPLTRIQRRNTQTILNAALEVFSQYGFRGATLDQIARAAGLSKPNLLYYFPSKDAIHVALLSGLMDTWLDPLRALNAQGDPQGEILAYVRRKLAMSRDFPRESRLFANEILQGAPRIGPALEGELKALVDEKAALIAHWAAEGRIAPVDPHHLIFSIWALTQHYADFDVQVRAVLGDGHGDPFAGAERYLTTLFTRLLTPGSDGQDQQQVGERPEIPSAG, encoded by the coding sequence ATGACCGAAAAGCGCCCTCTGACCCGAATCCAGCGCCGCAATACCCAGACGATCCTGAACGCCGCGCTGGAGGTGTTTTCGCAATACGGATTCCGCGGTGCGACGCTGGACCAGATCGCCCGGGCGGCGGGGCTGTCCAAGCCAAACCTGCTGTATTACTTCCCATCGAAGGATGCGATCCATGTCGCGCTGCTGTCGGGGCTGATGGACACGTGGCTGGACCCGTTGCGCGCGCTGAACGCACAGGGCGACCCGCAAGGGGAAATCCTCGCCTATGTCCGCCGCAAGTTGGCGATGAGCCGGGACTTCCCCCGGGAAAGCCGCCTGTTTGCCAACGAGATCCTGCAAGGCGCCCCCCGGATCGGGCCGGCGCTGGAGGGCGAGTTGAAGGCCCTGGTCGACGAAAAGGCGGCGCTGATCGCGCACTGGGCGGCGGAGGGCCGAATTGCTCCGGTCGATCCGCATCACCTGATCTTTTCGATCTGGGCGCTGACCCAGCACTATGCAGATTTCGACGTGCAGGTACGCGCCGTGCTGGGCGACGGTCACGGCGATCCGTTCGCAGGGGCAGAGCGGTATCTGACGACGCTCTTCACCCGTTTGCTGACACCGGGGTCAGATGGACAGGATCAGCAGCAGGTTGGCGAAAGACCAGAAATACCATCGGCGGGATAG
- a CDS encoding ABC transporter permease, with product MAFLLAQVLTGLANAAALFLVASGLSLIFGVTRIVNFAHGSFYMLGAFIGVSLMQVLPGAVGFWGAILLTGLAVGLIGALVEMIVLRPIYRAPELFQLVATFGVILVIQDLALMIWGAEDRLGPRAPGLKGVVRIFGEPVPKYDLVLIAITPVILFALWYLIRRTRFGVLVRAATQDREMVGALGVNQAWLFTGVFALGSALAGWGGALQLPMGGADLLMDFNIIGPVFIVVVIGGMGSLPGAFLAAVLISVLNVFGVTYLPQSTLVLMFAVMAAVLIARPYGILGRAEAMGEHGQVGEPEAPIRPYGPTGRVLVAVLVLALAALPLFAGSFALVLTIDIVVFALFAASLHFLLGTGGLISFGHAAFFGGGAYAAALLVHHLNAPMEIAFLFAPLAAGLLALGIGWFCIRLTGVYFAMLTLAFSQFVWSMAVQWRGLTRGDDGLIDIWPAAWLSGTVPFYYFTLILGTGGILFLRHVIHAPFGYALRAGRDSPRQAEATGIDVKRVQFAAFALAGAMAGLAGGIFVFSKGSVFPSELEIAASFDALIAVFLGGVKTLAGGVVGAAFLTTAEDWLTRFEYWRLALGLLIIAVVIAAPQGIVGTLRQATLRLRGAGREDG from the coding sequence ATGGCCTTTCTTCTTGCACAGGTCCTGACGGGGCTTGCCAATGCCGCGGCGCTGTTTCTGGTCGCCTCGGGCCTGTCGCTGATCTTCGGCGTCACGCGGATCGTGAATTTCGCCCATGGCTCGTTCTACATGCTGGGCGCGTTCATCGGCGTATCGCTGATGCAGGTGCTGCCGGGGGCGGTCGGCTTCTGGGGGGCGATCCTGTTGACCGGGCTGGCCGTTGGGCTGATCGGCGCCCTGGTCGAGATGATCGTGCTGCGCCCGATCTACCGCGCGCCCGAACTGTTCCAGCTTGTCGCCACCTTCGGCGTCATCCTCGTGATACAGGACCTCGCCCTGATGATCTGGGGGGCGGAGGATCGCCTTGGCCCCCGCGCGCCGGGGCTGAAAGGCGTGGTGCGGATCTTCGGCGAACCCGTACCGAAATACGACCTTGTCCTGATCGCCATCACCCCGGTGATCCTGTTTGCCCTGTGGTATCTGATCCGCCGTACCCGGTTCGGCGTCCTCGTGCGTGCCGCCACCCAAGACAGGGAGATGGTCGGCGCGCTGGGCGTCAATCAGGCGTGGCTGTTCACCGGGGTCTTCGCGCTGGGCTCCGCCCTTGCGGGCTGGGGCGGCGCGCTGCAACTGCCCATGGGCGGCGCCGATCTGCTGATGGATTTCAACATCATCGGGCCGGTCTTCATCGTCGTGGTGATCGGCGGCATGGGCAGCCTGCCGGGGGCGTTCCTTGCCGCGGTGCTGATCTCGGTCCTGAACGTCTTCGGCGTGACCTACCTGCCGCAATCGACGCTGGTGCTGATGTTCGCGGTCATGGCGGCGGTGCTGATCGCACGGCCCTATGGCATTTTGGGACGGGCAGAGGCGATGGGAGAGCACGGCCAGGTCGGGGAGCCTGAGGCCCCGATCCGACCCTATGGTCCGACGGGCCGGGTACTGGTCGCCGTGCTGGTTCTGGCCCTTGCGGCACTTCCGCTCTTCGCCGGGTCCTTCGCGCTGGTGCTGACGATCGACATCGTGGTCTTTGCGCTTTTCGCGGCATCCCTGCATTTCCTGCTGGGCACCGGGGGGCTGATCAGCTTTGGCCATGCGGCGTTTTTCGGGGGCGGTGCCTATGCCGCGGCGCTTTTGGTGCATCACCTGAACGCCCCGATGGAAATCGCCTTTCTCTTCGCGCCCCTAGCTGCGGGGCTGCTGGCGCTGGGCATCGGCTGGTTCTGCATCCGCCTGACCGGGGTCTATTTCGCGATGCTGACACTGGCCTTCAGCCAGTTCGTGTGGTCGATGGCGGTTCAGTGGCGCGGGCTGACCCGCGGCGATGACGGGCTGATCGACATCTGGCCCGCGGCGTGGTTGTCGGGCACGGTGCCGTTCTACTATTTCACCCTGATCCTCGGGACCGGCGGTATCCTGTTCCTGCGCCATGTCATCCACGCCCCCTTCGGCTATGCCCTGCGCGCGGGCCGCGACAGCCCCCGGCAGGCAGAGGCCACGGGGATCGACGTCAAGCGCGTGCAGTTCGCGGCCTTCGCCCTTGCCGGGGCCATGGCCGGGCTGGCCGGGGGGATCTTCGTTTTCTCCAAGGGCTCGGTCTTTCCAAGCGAGCTGGAAATCGCGGCCAGTTTCGACGCGCTGATCGCCGTCTTCCTCGGCGGGGTGAAAACGCTGGCCGGGGGCGTGGTCGGCGCGGCCTTCCTGACAACGGCAGAGGATTGGCTGACCCGGTTCGAGTACTGGCGGCTGGCGCTGGGTCTTCTGATCATCGCGGTAGTGATCGCGGCACCGCAAGGCATTGTCGGAACGCTTCGGCAGGCGACGCTCCGGCTGCGCGGCGCAGGGCGGGAGGATGGCTGA